The Vitis riparia cultivar Riparia Gloire de Montpellier isolate 1030 chromosome 3, EGFV_Vit.rip_1.0, whole genome shotgun sequence genome includes a region encoding these proteins:
- the LOC117911858 gene encoding uncharacterized protein LOC117911858 has protein sequence MHDDCPGHWYLYVIDFKNFDIQILDSLRSKSRDEFRFKSVKIVVEFCQTFFKLYDIGKDVFQFSIDWAPSISTQDNGWDCGVHVIRHMQRFKNGDSMTSSDFCNSVKIRREIACDLVLHEGNREKQNIVAIVCTKTSTRAMKKLLL, from the exons ATGCATGACGATTGCCCTGGTCATTGGTATCTGTACGTCATTGACTTCAAAAACTTTgatatccaaattttggattcattacgATCGAAGAGTCGGGACGAGTTCCGGTTTAAGAGTGTCAAAATAGTG gttgaattttgtCAAACGTTCTTCAAACTGTATGACATAGGGAAAGATGTCTTCCAATTCTCCATTGATTGGGCTCCTTCGATTTCGACCCAAGATAATGG gtGGGACTGTGGAGTGCATGTCATTAGACATATGCAGAGATTCAAAAATGGTGATTCGATGACGAGCTCCGACTTTTGTAATTCTGTTAAAATACGTCGAGAAATAGCATGTGATTTAGTTTTACACGAGGGAaacagagaaaaacaaaacattgtGGCTATTGTTTGTACAAAGACGTCGACACgagcaatgaaaaaattattattatga